Below is a window of Parcubacteria group bacterium DNA.
ATCAACAAATTTGCGGAAATGTTAAATAATTGATATCATAAAAATATGCCAAAAGTAATTACCGATGAAAAATCAATAGACGAAGTTTTGACTCGAGGAGTAGAAAATATTTTTCCTAGCCGAGAAGAACTTAAAAAAGTTTTAATGTCAGGGAAAAGAATACGACTGTATTGCGGCTATGATCCAACAGCCAAAGCGCTTCACATTGGAAATGCTATTTCCATTAACAAGCTCGGACAATTTCAAAAATTGGGACACGAGATTATTTTTCTGATTGGCGATTTTACCGGAATGATTGGCGATCCGACTGATAAAAGCGCTACTCGAAAAAAACTAACGCGGGAAGAAGCTTTGGAAAACAGCAAAAATTATCAAAAACAAGCTTCCGGATATTTGAAATTTGACGGAGAAAATCCAGCCGTAGTTAAATATAATAGCGAGTGGAGTTCTAAATTGACTTTTGATGATGT
It encodes the following:
- the tyrS gene encoding tyrosine--tRNA ligase, which produces MPKVITDEKSIDEVLTRGVENIFPSREELKKVLMSGKRIRLYCGYDPTAKALHIGNAISINKLGQFQKLGHEIIFLIGDFTGMIGDPTDKSATRKKLTREEALENSKNYQKQASGYLKFDGENPAVVKYNSEWSSKLTFDDV